The Erythrobacter sp. JK5 genome includes a region encoding these proteins:
- a CDS encoding CoA ester lyase yields MFSSASLLFVPGSREDRFGKARAGGADLTVIDLEDAVAAGDKIAARNAALGQIARDRAGWAIRINAVTTAAGVRDLAALSDSEALPEVLLVPMVEAAAELDVVAGALGDRCPDLVPLVETPRGLRHALDIASHHRVAAMMFGGGDFSGELGVELAWEPLLAARQQLILACAEAGKPAIDVPYIRLEDEAGLADECAQARSIGFAAKAAIHPRQVPAIKTAFAPSEAEVREAREALDAYEAGGGRAIRFRGRMLEAPFIKKYRAVIARHEEQANA; encoded by the coding sequence GTGTTTTCTTCAGCCAGCCTCCTGTTCGTGCCCGGATCGCGGGAAGACCGCTTCGGCAAGGCCAGAGCGGGCGGTGCGGACCTGACCGTGATCGATCTCGAAGACGCGGTTGCGGCCGGCGACAAGATTGCGGCCCGAAACGCTGCGCTCGGCCAGATTGCACGCGATCGCGCCGGCTGGGCGATCCGGATCAACGCGGTGACGACTGCCGCCGGGGTGCGCGATCTTGCGGCGCTGTCCGACAGTGAAGCGCTGCCGGAGGTGCTGCTGGTCCCGATGGTCGAAGCCGCTGCCGAGCTCGACGTGGTCGCCGGCGCGCTGGGCGATCGCTGCCCCGATCTCGTTCCGCTGGTCGAAACGCCGCGCGGATTGCGGCATGCGCTCGACATCGCTTCGCATCACCGGGTTGCAGCGATGATGTTCGGCGGCGGCGATTTTTCGGGCGAACTGGGGGTCGAGCTGGCGTGGGAGCCGCTGCTGGCGGCGCGCCAGCAGCTGATCCTCGCCTGCGCAGAGGCTGGCAAGCCGGCGATCGATGTTCCCTACATCCGGCTCGAGGACGAGGCCGGCCTCGCCGACGAGTGCGCACAAGCGCGCAGCATCGGCTTTGCCGCGAAGGCTGCAATCCATCCGCGCCAGGTACCAGCGATCAAGACGGCTTTCGCACCAAGCGAGGCCGAAGTCCGCGAGGCGCGCGAAGCGCTCGATGCCTACGAGGCGGGCGGCGGGCGCGCGATCCGGTTCAGGGGGCGGATGCTCGAAGCGCCCTTCATCAAGAAATACCGCGCCGTGATCGCGCGGCATGAGGAGCAGGCAAATGCGTGA
- a CDS encoding DUF1838 family protein has translation MKSTKPFLVAASLAASALALSQPVSAQMLDPSDPEDALEISKRMQCGVSADEPAVYHWSGNIYGRSPGQPDKLLFKGEGMNIRRCVEVTDPERGTGWRLISRELMLMLDPATGEVVNEWENPYTGKTVSVMQIHNDPVNGRPNFPIGRRGEPFSLGTLREAGPYVFMPFEVPLFYTNPLAGEYQQYVGGTYHAMEIFDFAALKDELFDSTSPTAYPMISWVRISGWAPWMEMGDRPGQMVFNAMGRKLPGGFEELPDVLKTEIRANYPIYEQAPPKDDARPNETTWTKFKLLTDRARAAEGDAAKPGEGH, from the coding sequence ATGAAATCCACGAAGCCGTTTTTGGTTGCCGCGAGCCTCGCCGCGAGCGCTCTGGCCCTGTCGCAACCGGTCAGCGCGCAAATGCTCGATCCCTCCGATCCCGAAGACGCGCTGGAGATATCCAAGCGGATGCAATGCGGCGTCTCCGCAGACGAGCCGGCAGTATACCACTGGTCGGGCAATATCTACGGTCGCAGTCCCGGACAGCCCGACAAGCTGCTGTTCAAGGGCGAGGGGATGAACATCCGACGCTGCGTCGAGGTCACCGATCCCGAGCGCGGCACCGGCTGGCGGCTGATCAGCCGCGAGCTCATGCTGATGCTCGATCCCGCAACCGGCGAAGTCGTGAACGAATGGGAAAATCCCTACACGGGCAAGACGGTGTCGGTGATGCAGATCCACAATGATCCGGTGAACGGTCGCCCCAACTTCCCGATCGGGCGGCGCGGAGAACCGTTCAGCCTCGGCACGCTGCGCGAGGCCGGACCCTATGTGTTCATGCCGTTCGAAGTGCCGCTGTTCTATACCAACCCGCTGGCGGGCGAATACCAACAGTATGTCGGCGGAACCTATCACGCGATGGAGATCTTCGATTTCGCCGCGCTCAAGGACGAACTTTTCGATTCGACCAGCCCGACCGCCTACCCGATGATCAGCTGGGTGCGCATTTCGGGCTGGGCGCCGTGGATGGAGATGGGCGACCGGCCCGGCCAGATGGTGTTCAACGCGATGGGCCGCAAGCTGCCCGGCGGATTCGAGGAATTGCCCGACGTTCTCAAGACCGAGATCCGGGCCAATTACCCGATCTACGAGCAGGCTCCGCCCAAGGACGATGCCCGCCCGAACGAGACAACCTGGACCAAGTTCAAGCTGCTGACCGACCGCGCGCGCGCAGCCGAAGGGGACGCGGCCAAGCCGGGCGAAGGGCACTAG
- a CDS encoding NAD(P)/FAD-dependent oxidoreductase codes for MVTRRGFLAGSSAAIIAGAAPRIAWGRTEVDVAIIGAGLAGLNAARMCEAAGLKVVVIEAENRVGGRLFTLDDMSGRPEAGGIQIGAGYARLHAIAGELGVELSDGASTGAGGAESNGNLYAIGGMTSTAPSWPESPANRLPENERQTEPAALLRHYSRALPDLVGPQDWLDASSDHDISVAQALHNAGASEEARRLIAANFNGNSLAGMSQLHLARSLAIFRSQPGPISTVAGGSQRLPEAMAARLGGEMRLGTRVEGIFARDRGVSLLLSPSGNALRARQAICTIPFSALRSVPVHSAMSPHMAHAMAQLPYTRASFAYLAATEPFWLHDGYPDTLWTDDPLIGRVFALSDGSADAPPRLKLWTTGAGADLLDRMAPEDAGNAIVKRIETMRPSARGKCKVERLFSWQRMAGARGIYHHIGTGMARHLATACREAGTDLHFAGEHLAIASSGMEGALESGERAAQRVIARA; via the coding sequence ATGGTCACCCGGCGCGGCTTTCTCGCGGGGAGCTCGGCGGCGATTATTGCCGGCGCTGCCCCGCGGATCGCGTGGGGCCGAACCGAAGTCGATGTCGCGATTATCGGGGCCGGTCTCGCCGGCCTCAACGCGGCTCGCATGTGCGAAGCAGCGGGTCTCAAGGTGGTCGTGATCGAAGCCGAAAATCGCGTCGGCGGTCGGCTCTTCACGCTGGACGATATGTCCGGACGACCGGAAGCTGGCGGAATCCAGATCGGTGCAGGCTATGCACGCCTGCATGCGATCGCCGGCGAACTGGGCGTGGAGCTGTCCGACGGTGCGAGCACGGGCGCGGGTGGAGCCGAATCGAACGGCAATCTCTATGCGATCGGCGGGATGACCAGCACCGCGCCAAGCTGGCCCGAAAGTCCGGCAAACCGCTTGCCGGAAAACGAAAGACAGACCGAACCGGCCGCCTTGCTGCGGCACTATTCCAGGGCCTTGCCCGATCTCGTCGGGCCGCAGGACTGGCTCGATGCGTCGTCCGACCACGACATTTCGGTCGCGCAGGCATTGCACAATGCCGGGGCCAGCGAGGAGGCGCGGCGGCTGATCGCGGCGAATTTCAACGGCAACAGCCTCGCGGGAATGTCGCAGCTGCATCTCGCTCGGAGCCTGGCGATCTTTCGCAGCCAGCCCGGCCCGATATCCACGGTGGCGGGCGGATCGCAGCGGCTGCCCGAAGCTATGGCGGCGAGGCTTGGCGGCGAGATGCGCCTTGGCACAAGGGTGGAGGGAATCTTCGCGCGCGATCGCGGCGTGTCGCTATTGCTTTCACCGTCCGGCAATGCGCTCCGGGCGCGGCAGGCGATCTGCACCATACCGTTTTCGGCGCTGCGCAGCGTGCCGGTGCATTCGGCGATGTCGCCGCACATGGCCCACGCCATGGCCCAGCTGCCCTACACCCGCGCCAGCTTCGCCTATCTGGCTGCCACCGAACCGTTCTGGCTCCACGATGGCTATCCGGACACGCTCTGGACCGACGATCCGCTGATCGGGCGGGTGTTCGCGCTGTCTGACGGCAGTGCAGACGCGCCGCCCAGACTCAAGCTCTGGACCACCGGCGCCGGAGCCGACTTGCTCGACCGCATGGCGCCGGAAGATGCCGGAAACGCGATCGTGAAACGGATCGAGACCATGCGCCCCTCAGCCCGGGGAAAATGCAAGGTCGAGCGCTTGTTCAGTTGGCAACGCATGGCGGGCGCGCGCGGAATCTACCATCACATCGGCACCGGTATGGCTCGCCATCTCGCCACCGCATGCAGGGAGGCAGGCACCGATCTCCACTTCGCGGGAGAGCACCTCGCGATTGCGAGCAGCGGGATGGAAGGTGCGCTCGAAAGCGGAGAGCGCGCCGCGCAACGGGTAATCGCCCGCGCTTGA
- a CDS encoding TonB-dependent receptor yields the protein MRNVFRGALLATALTPCAAWAQDEVAPQERASANSNPREIIVTARKREETLQSVPTTVAVATSETIERLNLNNLQDIAQTTPGLVFDDSFGRDGNRPVIRGQANILGESGVAFFIDGIYYTGSLADYDVDTIDRIEIVKGPQSALYGRNTYSGAINIISKLPGDTWEGRISADIAQHDRYELTAGIRGPISDGLSLGINGRFYDFGGEFTNQFDGNKVGKQSSWSASGVLRWDDGGPFTATLRGYYNRTDDGQPAIFAQGAGQNNCLFDNGALYAGGGRYFCGIIAPGQINTDYARQFADPSDVGIEADTYNVSLRMEYELSDQLTLVSLTGYNDRTQTILTDGDYGPNSFQTAVFARFPAGAPIGFGPAGPIFPFGFVGTTVDFSFANRNETQDWSQELKLVYESDAFDFILGGYYFDQSDDNFSIRDVPADAAARAGASFGARLANEIARCNANPNCGRVAPFFGPSTPNARDENLLDIENIAAFAAINWHITPEINLGLEGRYSEEKISQVAFDFNEGQARPAPVTASRTFKEFTPRVTFDWQLSPDNLLYAIYAEGQKPGGFNGPLAIAAGVPSFDAEENASYELGFKNSFADGRVIFNLAAFLTDIEGYQLTQNVSVPPNQVSVITNAGNAEIIGLEAELVGELSRGLTLTANYAFANSEFTSGFDENQGVLNDVADDGLVNCSTGDQFADVAGCQSLFGSIKGKSIPRAPRHRIFADLDYRSATDIGGGDWDFFAGGNITFTSTSFAQVHNLAETGSAIEVDARMGIENDRFRVQLYVNNLFDEDAVQQIIRYADADLDFRRSFIAGLRPGRRFGVVLSTGF from the coding sequence ATGAGAAACGTATTTCGCGGCGCATTGCTGGCCACAGCGCTCACGCCATGCGCAGCCTGGGCTCAGGACGAGGTCGCTCCGCAGGAGCGCGCGTCGGCCAATAGCAACCCGAGGGAAATCATCGTCACCGCACGCAAGCGCGAAGAGACGCTGCAATCGGTACCGACAACGGTCGCGGTGGCGACTTCCGAGACGATCGAGCGGCTCAACCTCAACAATCTTCAGGACATCGCGCAGACCACGCCGGGCCTCGTCTTCGACGACAGCTTCGGTCGCGACGGCAACCGCCCGGTGATCCGCGGGCAGGCCAACATCCTCGGCGAATCCGGCGTCGCGTTCTTCATCGACGGTATCTATTACACCGGCAGCCTCGCCGATTACGACGTCGACACGATCGACCGGATCGAGATCGTCAAGGGGCCGCAGAGCGCGCTCTACGGCCGCAACACCTACTCGGGCGCGATCAACATCATCTCGAAGCTTCCCGGCGACACCTGGGAGGGGCGAATTTCGGCCGATATCGCCCAACACGACCGCTACGAACTGACCGCCGGGATCCGCGGACCGATCAGCGACGGGCTGTCGCTCGGAATCAACGGCCGGTTCTACGATTTCGGCGGGGAGTTCACCAATCAGTTCGACGGCAACAAGGTCGGAAAGCAGAGCTCGTGGTCGGCATCGGGGGTGCTGCGCTGGGACGATGGCGGACCCTTCACCGCTACGCTGCGCGGCTATTACAACCGCACCGATGACGGCCAGCCCGCGATCTTCGCGCAAGGGGCGGGGCAGAACAATTGCCTGTTCGACAACGGCGCGCTCTATGCCGGGGGCGGGCGGTATTTCTGCGGCATCATCGCACCGGGTCAGATCAACACCGATTACGCCCGCCAGTTCGCCGACCCGAGCGATGTCGGGATCGAGGCCGACACCTACAACGTGTCGCTGCGGATGGAATACGAACTGTCCGACCAACTGACGCTGGTGTCGCTGACCGGTTACAACGACCGCACCCAGACCATCCTGACCGATGGCGACTATGGCCCCAACAGCTTCCAGACCGCGGTCTTCGCGCGGTTCCCGGCAGGCGCTCCGATCGGGTTCGGCCCGGCCGGTCCGATCTTCCCGTTCGGTTTCGTCGGCACCACGGTCGATTTCAGCTTCGCCAATCGCAACGAGACGCAGGACTGGTCGCAGGAACTGAAGCTGGTTTACGAAAGCGACGCCTTCGATTTTATCCTCGGAGGATATTATTTCGACCAGAGCGACGACAATTTCTCGATCCGCGATGTGCCCGCCGATGCGGCGGCACGCGCAGGCGCGAGTTTCGGCGCGCGGCTGGCAAACGAGATCGCGCGCTGCAATGCCAATCCGAACTGTGGCCGGGTCGCGCCGTTCTTCGGCCCCTCGACCCCGAACGCGCGCGATGAGAACCTGCTCGATATCGAGAACATCGCCGCCTTCGCCGCGATCAACTGGCACATCACGCCCGAGATCAATCTCGGGCTCGAAGGGCGCTATTCGGAAGAGAAGATCAGCCAGGTCGCGTTCGACTTCAACGAGGGGCAGGCGCGCCCCGCTCCGGTCACCGCCTCGCGCACGTTCAAGGAATTCACCCCGCGCGTGACGTTCGACTGGCAGCTTTCGCCCGACAATTTGCTCTATGCGATCTATGCCGAAGGACAGAAGCCGGGCGGTTTCAACGGTCCGCTGGCGATCGCCGCCGGGGTGCCCAGCTTCGACGCGGAAGAAAACGCGTCCTACGAGCTTGGCTTCAAGAACAGCTTTGCCGACGGACGGGTGATCTTCAACCTCGCCGCGTTCTTGACCGACATCGAGGGCTACCAGCTGACCCAGAACGTGTCGGTTCCGCCCAACCAGGTGAGTGTCATCACCAACGCCGGCAACGCCGAGATCATCGGCCTCGAAGCCGAGCTGGTGGGCGAGCTGTCGCGCGGGCTCACGCTGACCGCCAACTACGCGTTTGCCAACAGCGAGTTCACCAGCGGGTTCGACGAGAACCAGGGCGTGCTCAACGATGTTGCCGATGACGGGCTGGTCAATTGTTCGACCGGCGACCAGTTCGCCGATGTTGCCGGCTGTCAGAGCCTGTTCGGATCGATCAAGGGCAAGAGCATTCCGCGCGCGCCGCGCCACCGCATCTTCGCCGACCTCGATTACCGCTCGGCGACCGACATCGGTGGCGGCGACTGGGACTTCTTCGCGGGCGGCAACATCACCTTCACTTCGACGAGCTTCGCGCAGGTCCACAACCTTGCCGAAACCGGCTCGGCGATCGAGGTCGATGCGCGGATGGGGATCGAGAACGACCGTTTTCGCGTCCAGCTTTACGTCAACAACCTGTTCGACGAGGATGCTGTGCAGCAGATCATCCGCTACGCCGATGCCGATCTCGATTTCCGCCGCAGCTTCATCGCGGGTCTGCGGCCGGGCCGGCGGTTCGGCGTGGTGCTTTCGACCGGGTTCTGA
- a CDS encoding TonB-dependent receptor, which translates to MVLRNSTRLSLLGMTSFIALAAFPSLAAAQDEVSAEQDEGGVSTIIVTAQRRDENVQDVPIAISAFNQEELARRGISNALEVAQFVPNLVGLNNTGLGTANAYYLRGIGNTESIATFDPPIGTYVDDIYLSRQNANNLSLFDVNRVEVLRGPQGTLFGRNTTGGAVNVFLNEPGDEFAGYVELGYGSYDQKLARASIDVPLADSFAVKVSGYWQNDDGYAINNLTGERTNENDGWGVRLGLRGELSDTARWTGSYIHTFADSANLLNFDCDPTNPANCDGRFVATGLTENGTFDSAIFGPLLTGDKNGYGLGNRATMDFISSNLEFELSPDWTLNIITGFVDIGQKFALDFADGRGLPSTSNPVPPVVGFTFGGFTISNEGEHTQFTQEVKFTGSIADGLIDVVGGVYYFYEDNRTDFGDIFSLNLGPGGPPPDGFPLILADRTLTNTAEAWAGYLQADINLTEQLTVTAGIRYTDEEKTFDIRDNRARVGNSSLCRAAAQFGPSTCIDTVNLIATNGRAIPTKQSVDLWTPRFAINYAVTDDVLLFASATRGFKSGGWNARGTSPTELLPFGPETAWSYEVGAKTELLDRRVRFNVTGFWLDVSDLQTPSAFIRPNGSLAFITRNFADYENKGVEIEITTVPVEGLNLFASVGYQDDEYVIDANAPALDEFGVQAVAAQQADCLNQLAAGRLPNAAGADNAPACGVGIVAPDGSIAEPVRTPDWTVAIGGSYDAEFGDFTLTPSINANWRSDSEVGTSEVTLFDQSVTGPSGAVFPSNTLGLGNPIDPASGSFSPDRWIVNASLTLKNVAGWSLIAECRNCFDEEAVESALANFSYLNPPRTWMVRAKYDF; encoded by the coding sequence ATGGTTCTGCGCAATTCGACGAGGCTTTCGCTGCTTGGAATGACCTCGTTCATCGCTTTGGCGGCCTTCCCGTCCCTCGCTGCGGCGCAGGATGAGGTGAGCGCGGAACAGGACGAAGGCGGCGTTTCCACGATCATCGTCACCGCCCAGCGGCGCGACGAAAACGTGCAGGACGTGCCGATCGCGATCAGCGCGTTCAACCAGGAGGAGCTCGCACGGCGCGGCATTTCCAACGCGCTCGAAGTCGCGCAATTCGTGCCCAATCTCGTGGGGCTCAACAACACCGGCCTTGGCACCGCCAACGCCTATTACCTGCGCGGGATCGGCAACACCGAAAGTATCGCAACCTTCGATCCGCCGATCGGCACCTATGTCGACGACATCTACCTTTCGCGGCAGAACGCCAACAACCTGTCGCTGTTCGACGTCAACCGGGTCGAGGTGCTGCGCGGCCCGCAGGGCACGCTGTTCGGCCGCAACACCACCGGCGGCGCGGTGAACGTATTCCTCAACGAGCCGGGCGACGAGTTCGCCGGCTATGTCGAGCTCGGCTATGGCAGCTACGATCAGAAGCTCGCGCGGGCATCGATCGACGTGCCTCTGGCGGACAGTTTTGCGGTCAAGGTTTCGGGCTACTGGCAGAACGATGACGGCTACGCGATCAACAACCTGACCGGCGAACGCACCAACGAGAACGACGGCTGGGGCGTGCGCCTCGGCCTGCGCGGCGAGCTCTCGGACACGGCCCGCTGGACCGGTTCCTACATCCACACCTTCGCGGACTCCGCCAACCTACTCAATTTCGATTGCGACCCGACCAATCCGGCGAATTGCGATGGACGGTTCGTCGCCACCGGGCTGACCGAAAACGGCACTTTCGACAGCGCAATCTTCGGCCCGCTGCTGACCGGGGACAAGAACGGTTACGGCCTCGGCAACCGGGCGACGATGGATTTCATCTCCTCGAATCTCGAATTCGAACTGTCGCCAGACTGGACGCTCAACATCATCACCGGTTTCGTCGATATCGGGCAGAAGTTCGCGCTCGATTTTGCCGACGGGCGCGGGCTGCCCAGCACCTCGAATCCGGTTCCGCCGGTCGTCGGCTTTACCTTTGGCGGCTTCACCATCTCCAACGAAGGCGAACACACCCAGTTCACGCAGGAGGTCAAGTTCACCGGCTCGATCGCCGATGGGCTGATCGACGTGGTCGGCGGCGTCTACTATTTCTACGAGGACAACCGCACCGATTTCGGCGACATCTTCTCGCTCAATCTCGGTCCGGGCGGCCCTCCGCCGGACGGGTTTCCGCTGATCCTGGCCGACCGCACGCTCACCAATACGGCGGAGGCGTGGGCCGGATACCTGCAGGCGGACATCAACCTCACCGAACAGCTGACGGTGACCGCGGGGATCCGCTACACCGACGAGGAAAAGACCTTCGACATTCGCGACAACCGGGCGCGGGTCGGCAATTCCAGCCTGTGCCGGGCGGCAGCCCAGTTCGGCCCTTCGACCTGCATCGACACGGTCAACCTGATCGCCACCAACGGCCGGGCGATCCCGACCAAGCAATCGGTCGACCTGTGGACCCCGCGCTTCGCGATCAATTACGCGGTGACCGACGATGTGCTGCTGTTCGCCTCGGCGACGCGCGGGTTCAAGTCGGGCGGGTGGAACGCGCGCGGCACCTCGCCGACCGAGTTGCTGCCGTTCGGTCCAGAGACGGCGTGGAGCTACGAAGTGGGCGCGAAGACCGAGCTGCTCGATCGCAGGGTGCGGTTCAACGTCACCGGTTTCTGGCTCGACGTATCCGATCTCCAGACGCCGTCGGCCTTCATCCGTCCCAATGGATCGCTGGCCTTCATCACCCGCAACTTCGCCGATTACGAGAACAAGGGCGTCGAGATCGAGATCACGACCGTGCCGGTGGAGGGTCTGAACCTGTTCGCCTCGGTCGGGTATCAGGACGACGAATACGTCATCGATGCCAACGCCCCGGCGCTCGACGAATTCGGCGTCCAGGCGGTTGCCGCGCAGCAGGCGGACTGCCTCAACCAGCTGGCCGCCGGCCGGCTGCCCAATGCTGCGGGAGCCGACAACGCCCCGGCGTGCGGGGTCGGCATCGTCGCCCCGGACGGATCGATTGCCGAACCGGTTCGCACGCCCGACTGGACCGTCGCGATCGGCGGCAGCTACGATGCCGAATTCGGCGATTTCACGCTGACCCCGTCGATCAACGCCAACTGGCGCAGCGACAGCGAGGTCGGGACCAGCGAAGTGACGCTGTTCGACCAGAGCGTGACCGGGCCCTCGGGCGCGGTGTTCCCGAGCAACACCCTCGGCCTCGGCAATCCGATCGACCCGGCGTCGGGATCGTTCAGCCCGGATCGCTGGATCGTCAACGCCTCGCTCACGCTCAAGAACGTGGCCGGCTGGTCGCTGATCGCCGAATGCCGCAACTGCTTCGACGAGGAAGCGGTGGAATCGGCGCTCGCCAACTTCAGCTATCTCAACCCGCCGCGCACCTGGATGGTCCGGGCCAAGTACGATTTCTGA
- a CDS encoding VOC family protein: MIRFAAAAVALTAAAASPLSAQTAADHGVEPWSEAVVSVADLEESAGWLIEHGGWRKVASGALDRAELEYWNLPTSVAGAFLRVCAAQAETGCIRFVRFDGAENQRPIRLAARPWDTGGIFSIMLRTDSAQAAFDAAIARGWWAESEPYRFSFGGSDLANVVVRGPHGVNYALYEREAPPFTGFPIGPLSQAFNTMRMVKDQPASLAWYRDGLGFGVLFDAPFTDPEPRSNNFSVPANLATTLVRRAAVAQPVLPGETGRIEVMQFEGFEGRDFAAHASPPNWGILSVRYPVGALASYRDRLETQGIAVEYAAENVAIAGLGKVDLIAVRDPDGNLTEFYHAD, encoded by the coding sequence ATGATTAGATTTGCAGCGGCGGCGGTGGCTTTAACCGCTGCCGCCGCTTCTCCTCTTTCAGCCCAGACCGCCGCGGACCATGGTGTCGAGCCATGGTCCGAAGCCGTTGTAAGCGTCGCCGATCTCGAAGAAAGCGCGGGCTGGCTTATCGAACACGGCGGGTGGCGCAAGGTTGCGAGCGGTGCGTTGGACCGCGCCGAGCTCGAATACTGGAACCTGCCGACAAGCGTTGCAGGTGCGTTCCTCAGGGTCTGCGCGGCGCAGGCCGAGACCGGCTGTATCCGCTTCGTCCGGTTCGACGGTGCCGAGAACCAGCGCCCGATCCGGCTCGCCGCACGACCGTGGGACACCGGCGGCATCTTCTCGATTATGCTCCGCACCGACAGTGCGCAGGCGGCGTTCGACGCGGCGATCGCGCGCGGGTGGTGGGCGGAAAGCGAGCCTTATCGCTTCAGTTTCGGCGGCAGCGATCTCGCCAACGTCGTGGTCCGCGGGCCGCACGGTGTGAATTACGCGCTCTACGAACGCGAAGCCCCGCCCTTCACCGGCTTCCCGATCGGCCCGTTGAGCCAGGCGTTCAACACGATGCGGATGGTGAAGGACCAGCCCGCGAGCCTTGCCTGGTATCGCGACGGACTGGGCTTCGGAGTGCTGTTCGACGCGCCGTTCACCGATCCCGAGCCGCGCTCGAACAATTTCTCAGTCCCCGCCAACCTTGCGACCACACTGGTGCGCCGCGCGGCGGTGGCGCAGCCGGTGCTGCCGGGCGAGACCGGGCGGATCGAGGTGATGCAGTTCGAAGGGTTCGAAGGTCGCGATTTCGCCGCCCATGCCTCGCCGCCCAATTGGGGCATTCTCTCGGTGCGCTACCCGGTGGGAGCGCTCGCCTCCTACCGCGATCGTCTCGAAACGCAGGGGATCGCCGTCGAATATGCTGCCGAGAATGTCGCAATCGCCGGACTGGGCAAGGTCGACCTGATCGCGGTGCGCGATCCCGACGGCAACCTGACGGAATTCTACCATGCGGATTAG
- a CDS encoding serine hydrolase translates to MAEVEGAETGVGMIAPEDAGISSTALAAAASWAETQNSTALLVARDGDLAFERYWQGTGRDTRFNPQSMSKTVLAMLVGIAIDKGVIGSVDDPIGRYVTEWAREPRGAITLRQMLWMSAGLEQGDDGYGYEITPENPIVRHSLGSDFTRLLLSLEPVGAPGETFDYNNQVNQLLGLALERASGRDYEVLLSEWLWQPLGLKDAALPLDREGGLVLTSCCILSRPIDWLRIGGLFATAGRYEGKQVVPEAWLAEMLQPSPGYRGYGYQVWVHDQQVGGERPPRVPLVPWQSEPFAAPQVVIFHGHGGQRVYVMPDKLLVIVRAARQWPDAWDDALLPNVIWRGTADRGETE, encoded by the coding sequence GTGGCCGAGGTCGAAGGGGCGGAAACCGGCGTCGGGATGATCGCGCCGGAGGATGCCGGGATCAGCTCCACTGCGCTTGCCGCCGCCGCATCATGGGCGGAGACGCAGAACTCGACCGCGCTGCTGGTCGCCCGCGACGGCGACCTGGCATTCGAACGCTACTGGCAGGGCACCGGGCGCGACACGCGTTTCAACCCGCAGAGCATGTCGAAGACGGTGCTGGCGATGCTGGTCGGGATCGCGATCGACAAGGGCGTGATCGGCTCGGTCGACGATCCGATCGGACGCTACGTCACCGAATGGGCGCGCGAGCCGCGCGGCGCGATTACCTTGCGTCAGATGCTGTGGATGTCGGCCGGGCTCGAACAGGGCGACGATGGCTACGGCTATGAGATCACGCCCGAGAATCCGATTGTGCGCCACAGTCTCGGCAGCGATTTCACCCGGCTGCTGCTGTCGCTCGAGCCGGTCGGCGCGCCGGGCGAAACGTTCGACTACAACAACCAGGTCAACCAGCTGCTCGGCCTCGCGCTGGAGCGGGCCAGCGGGCGCGATTACGAGGTGCTGCTGTCCGAATGGCTGTGGCAGCCGCTCGGGCTGAAGGACGCGGCGCTGCCGCTCGACCGCGAGGGCGGGCTGGTGCTGACCAGCTGCTGCATTCTCTCGCGCCCGATCGACTGGCTGAGGATAGGCGGGCTGTTCGCGACCGCCGGACGCTATGAGGGAAAACAGGTGGTGCCCGAGGCATGGCTCGCCGAGATGCTCCAGCCTTCGCCCGGCTATCGCGGTTACGGCTATCAGGTGTGGGTGCACGATCAGCAGGTCGGCGGCGAGCGTCCGCCGCGCGTCCCGCTGGTGCCGTGGCAGAGCGAGCCCTTCGCCGCGCCGCAAGTGGTGATCTTCCACGGTCACGGCGGGCAACGGGTCTATGTCATGCCCGACAAGCTGCTGGTGATCGTGCGCGCCGCGCGGCAATGGCCCGACGCTTGGGACGACGCGTTGCTGCCAAACGTGATATGGCGGGGCACCGCCGATCGAGGAGAGACCGAGTGA